In Gammaproteobacteria bacterium, the genomic stretch AAGACATCGTGCGCATCATTGGCCCCATGGGTGATTTTTACCTGCGGGAAGATTCCCCCCGCCCCCTCCTCTTCGTCGCCGGCGGCACCGGTTTCGCCCCCATCAAGGGCATCATCGAGCACGCCCTCGCCGCCGGCATCCCCCGCTCCATGCACTTGTACTGGGGCGCGCGGGCCAAGGCCGATCTGTATCTGGACGAACTGCCCCGCCGCTGGGGGCTCAACCACGCCCACTTCCGCTACACCCCGGTGCTGTCCGCTCCCCGGCCTGAAGACCGCTGGTCGGGGCGGTGCGGCCTGGTGCACGAGGCCGTCCTGGCCGACCACCCCGATCTCAGCGGCTACGACATCTATGCCGGCGGCCCCCCCGCCATGGTCCAGGCCATGCACCAGGCCGCCATGGCGCGCAACTTCCCGGCGGAACAATTCTTCTCCGATCCCTTCGAATTCGCTCCCGATACCCTGGCCAAACAGCGTGCCCAGATGGAAAAGAGGGCGCAGTGAAACGAGGAGCATATTCCGCGCTGGCCGCGTTGGTGCTGGTGGCCGCCGTTGCCACATCCGGCTGCGCCACCTACAAAACCGTCTCCAATATGAAACCCGGCAGCCCCAAAGTCTACAGCGGCACCCGCCTGGATGTGCACGTCCTGCGGGACCAAAAAACCAGCCTGCTCAAATACGGCACCACGGCACCCGGGCACCCACTGGCCGACCTGCCGTTTAGTTTTGTGCTGGACACCTTAGATATTGCCGTTGACGTTTTCAGCGGCGGTGTATGAGGTGGTTGTTCAATGACAGCGTGGTGCCTGTGGGGTCAAAAAGGGCTCTGACCCCTTTTTCCCATCCCGGCAGGGGAGCACAATAACCTTGATATTCAGTAAGCATTTCCTATTGTAATATCATTCAGCGCGGAAACGGTGGTGGCGGCGCGCTCAAGGACGAGGGGCGTTGCGGCCTTTGTTTGCAGTTGTCGTTCCGTTGCCGCAGGCGCGGGGTGGGGCAGTGATCACCCGCTGATACAGGGGGATGTCACTCAAGGGGCACAGCACTATGACTGCGCGCAAGGAAGTGCCAGGGCCCACGTCGGTCCTGGAAGTGAGCCGGCGTGAAATCGCCCTGCGCAAGGCCTTTTTGGGTTTTACGGAGGCGGATGCGCGCTGCCTCAAGGCCCTGCAAGGCGCGTTCACCGCCCAACGCTCCGCCTTTATCGACGCGCTCTATGAACGCCTTTTGGCGTTCCCGCCCACCCGCGACCTGCTGCGTGAATACGCCGACCTGGACCGGCTCAAGTCCGCCCAGGCCCGTTATTTTGAAACGTTGACCAGCGGGGACTACGGTGCCGGCTATGTCGCCGAGCGCCTGCGCGTGGGCGAAGCCCACCAGCGGGCAGGTTTGGAGCCCAAGTGGTATTTGGGCACCTACGCCCACTATCTGGCCACGGCGCTGCCGGTGCTTTGGAAAAACTCTTGCGGCGACGCAGAGCGTTTTGACAAGGCCTGCGCGGCTCTGGTCAAAATCGTTTTTTTCGATATCAATCTGGCCCTGGACACTTATATCCACGCCGACCGCCAGCAGATCCTGACGCTCAAGCACTACGCC encodes the following:
- a CDS encoding CDP-6-deoxy-delta-3,4-glucoseen reductase (catalyzes the formation of 3,6-dideoxy-D-glycero-D-glycero-4-hexulose); amino-acid sequence: DIVRIIGPMGDFYLREDSPRPLLFVAGGTGFAPIKGIIEHALAAGIPRSMHLYWGARAKADLYLDELPRRWGLNHAHFRYTPVLSAPRPEDRWSGRCGLVHEAVLADHPDLSGYDIYAGGPPAMVQAMHQAAMARNFPAEQFFSDPFEFAPDTLAKQRAQMEKRAQ
- a CDS encoding YceK/YidQ family lipoprotein, which codes for MRPGARGRPGRPPRSQRLRHLCRRPPRHGPGHAPGRHGAQLPGGTILLRSLRIRSRYPGQTACPDGKEGAVKRGAYSALAALVLVAAVATSGCATYKTVSNMKPGSPKVYSGTRLDVHVLRDQKTSLLKYGTTAPGHPLADLPFSFVLDTLDIAVDVFSGGV